Within Deinococcus budaensis, the genomic segment CCTCGGGGTGGATCAGGACGTGCGGCTCGCCCCCCTCGGCGCGGTTCAGGTTGGCAAGGTTGCCGTAGGTGGAGTTCAGGAAGTGGTGCGCGGGCGGCGTCAGCAGGCGCAGGGGGTAGTCAGCGTTCAGGACGGCCTCGACCGGGCGGTACTGCGGCGCGGGCGAGAGCTGCACCTTGCCGCTGGGCGTGTCGGCCCCCTGCGCGTAGGGCAAGAAGTCCCCGGGGAGGTTCAGCCGCACGCTGCCCTCGGCCTTCAGCCGCTCGGGGGTGATGCCCGCGAGGTGGGGATGGTCCGTGTCCAGCACCTCGGCCAGCAGGTCGTCCACCGTCCAGTACACGCTGGGTTCGGTCACGCCGAGGCGGCGGGCGAGTTGCTGAAACACCCAGGAGTTGGGCCGGGCCTCGCCGGGGGCCTCCAGCTCGGCCCGGTTGTAGCCCAGCCAGTGGTGCCCGTAGCTGGTGTACACGTCGGGGTGCTCCATGAAGGTCGTCGCGGGGAGCACATAGTCGGCCAGCCGCGCCGTTTCCGTCATCGCCTGTTCCAGCACCACGACGAGGAGGTCGCCCCGCTGGAGGCCCGCCCGCACCCGCGCGGAATCGGGCGCGACCACCGCCGGGTTGCAGTTGTAGATGACGGCCGCGCCGAAGCCCGCGTCGGGGGCCAGGGCGCTCGCCAGTTCGTTCATGTTGACGTGGGGCACGTCCGGGCGGGTCAGGTGCGCCCCCCCCAGCCGGGTGCGGTTCAGCGCGAAGGCCCCGCTGGTGCTGAGGCACACCCCGCCGCCGCGCTGCCGCCAGTCGCCCGTCAGCGCCGGAATCAGCGTGACCGCCCGCAGCGCCGTGCCGCCGTTCTCATGGCGGGTCATCCCGTACCCGACCCGGATGTAGGTGGGCCGCGTCGTGCCGATGGCGTGGGCGAGGTCGCGCACCTCCTCCACGGTCAGCCCGGTGACCTCGGCGGTGCGTTCGGGCGTCCACTCGCGGGCGGCTTCGCGCAGGTCCTCCACGCCGACCGTCGCCTGGGCGATATACGCCCCGTCGGTCCAGCCGTGGGCGAACAGCTCGTGCATCACGCCCAGCGCGAGCGCCGCGTCGGTCCCCGGCTTGAGCTTGAGGTGGGTGTCGGCGTACCCGCTGGTGCGGTTGCGGTAGGGGTCCACGTGGATGATGCGGGCACCGGCCTTGCGGGCCGCCGTCATCTGCGGGGTGAGGTGACTGTGGGTGCTGAGCGAGTTGATGCCCCACAGCACGATCAAGCGGGCGTGCGGCACGTCCAGCGGGTCCACCGTCAGGCGCGAGCCGTAGCCCACCTGCCAGGCCGCTGTGCCCGCCGTCGCGCAGATCGTCTCGTCGAGTTCGGGCGTGCCCAGCGCCCGCCACAGCGCGTGGGCGTGCGAGTTTTCCATCAGGCCCATCGTGCCCGCGTAGTGGTAGCGCAGGATGGACGAGGGGCCGTGACGGTCCAGCAACTGACGCAGCCGGGCGGCGATGTCGTCCAGCGCCTCGTCCCAGGTCACCCGCTCGAAGCGGGGTTCGGGGTCGGTCTTGGGATTCACCCGGCGCAGGGGGTAAATGGGCCGTTCGGGGTGGTGCTGCCGCGCCGGGTAATGCACGGTTTTGACGCAGGCAAAGCCCTTGGTGTACGGATGCGCCGCGTCCCCGGTGAGCTTTACCGCCCGCTCGCGGCCGTCCTTGCCGCGCTCCAGCGTGACGCGCAGGCGGCAGGCGTCCGGGCAGTCGAGGGGACAGGTGAGCAGCACGTCACGG encodes:
- a CDS encoding molybdopterin oxidoreductase family protein; the protein is MSAPASSSRDVLLTCPLDCPDACRLRVTLERGKDGRERAVKLTGDAAHPYTKGFACVKTVHYPARQHHPERPIYPLRRVNPKTDPEPRFERVTWDEALDDIAARLRQLLDRHGPSSILRYHYAGTMGLMENSHAHALWRALGTPELDETICATAGTAAWQVGYGSRLTVDPLDVPHARLIVLWGINSLSTHSHLTPQMTAARKAGARIIHVDPYRNRTSGYADTHLKLKPGTDAALALGVMHELFAHGWTDGAYIAQATVGVEDLREAAREWTPERTAEVTGLTVEEVRDLAHAIGTTRPTYIRVGYGMTRHENGGTALRAVTLIPALTGDWRQRGGGVCLSTSGAFALNRTRLGGAHLTRPDVPHVNMNELASALAPDAGFGAAVIYNCNPAVVAPDSARVRAGLQRGDLLVVVLEQAMTETARLADYVLPATTFMEHPDVYTSYGHHWLGYNRAELEAPGEARPNSWVFQQLARRLGVTEPSVYWTVDDLLAEVLDTDHPHLAGITPERLKAEGSVRLNLPGDFLPYAQGADTPSGKVQLSPAPQYRPVEAVLNADYPLRLLTPPAHHFLNSTYGNLANLNRAEGGEPHVLIHPEDARSYGLEDGGYATIASEVGQVRRRVKVTEAAQPGVAVVEGTWWGLSAPDGESINAVTAQTLTDLGGGSTFHNTRVRVTAVSAGA